The following are from one region of the Kineosporia sp. NBRC 101731 genome:
- a CDS encoding GNAT family N-acetyltransferase, translating to MITVATPAHRAHIVRTLVAAFEADPVLRMLFPAPEEYPPGARAFFGHLFDKRVSRGSIWMAGDALSVAVWEPPNTPATGSLDLPGPAAARMRAYDEAVHAALPSTPFWYLGVLGTHPDHRGKGYGRAVMRAGLERAAAEKLPAYLETSTAQNVTMYERAGWKVAAKLTEPVPTWVMMQ from the coding sequence GTGATCACCGTCGCGACGCCCGCCCACCGCGCCCACATCGTCCGTACGCTGGTGGCTGCTTTTGAGGCCGACCCGGTGCTGCGCATGCTGTTTCCCGCGCCGGAGGAGTATCCGCCCGGAGCGCGGGCCTTCTTCGGTCACCTCTTCGACAAGCGGGTGTCGAGGGGTTCGATCTGGATGGCCGGCGACGCTCTGTCCGTGGCCGTCTGGGAGCCGCCGAACACCCCCGCTACGGGATCGCTGGATCTGCCCGGGCCGGCCGCGGCCCGCATGCGCGCCTACGACGAGGCCGTGCACGCAGCCCTGCCGAGCACTCCCTTCTGGTACCTCGGGGTGCTGGGTACCCACCCCGATCACCGGGGCAAGGGATACGGGCGGGCGGTCATGCGGGCCGGTCTCGAGCGTGCTGCCGCAGAGAAACTTCCCGCCTACCTGGAGACATCCACTGCGCAGAACGTGACGATGTACGAGCGGGCGGGCTGGAAGGTGGCGGCGAAGCTGACCGAGCCGGTGCCGACCTGGGTCATGATGCAGTAG
- a CDS encoding BTAD domain-containing putative transcriptional regulator yields the protein MRSTNVSTSDVFTASVRFRVLGPLEVDVDGVTVPLGAVKQQLALAVLLSRANAVTSMDLLVDSLWADAPPRTARKNLQVYVAGIRKLLGSADDHRIRFGIGGYRLKAEAAELDALQFTTLVAAGRRAAVEEGPAAAAGLLRSALDLWRGPVLEGLTTVPVLAEYAEQLDRLFPAAFEDWADAELADGNAAKVVDEICTTAARYAFRERLRGLQMRALGHCERQGEALAVFDELRQSLARELGLQPGAALQQLYRRVLDGDPVDDAAAWSVRTPRRVPPPLALPPDLPDFVGRDAETDDLTGVLTGGGDPIALVRGPVGAGKTAVAVHVAHRLADRFPHGRIMVRLRFDDGSPRPPVSVLSEVLRRVGAELPPRAAGPLDTIEALGQAWQDWARKRRVLLVVDGAGLLAPPPPGLLPVSGPGAALVTGRPWGGQAASAVPIELAPLTVAEAVELITALIGASRVAADRPAAQRLVIAAGLWPAAVRAAGLKLRRLRHLPLAEFADRLGETGRLLPELSGSEADLGRLVEADLTDLGAPERAALHQLGHLPAGSFSLTEAAGLLDTDPATALHLLEALIEHDLITPPTAEVSAHAVRYEIPFLIASFVRSRTDPGLLSSSTSQQ from the coding sequence ATGCGGTCAACGAACGTCTCCACGAGTGACGTCTTCACAGCGTCAGTGCGTTTCCGGGTGCTGGGCCCCCTCGAGGTCGACGTCGACGGTGTCACGGTTCCTCTGGGCGCCGTGAAACAGCAACTCGCCCTGGCGGTACTGCTGAGCCGGGCGAACGCCGTCACCTCGATGGACCTGCTCGTCGACAGTCTCTGGGCCGATGCGCCACCCCGCACCGCGCGTAAGAACCTGCAGGTGTACGTGGCCGGGATCCGCAAGCTGCTGGGCAGCGCCGACGATCACCGGATCCGGTTCGGTATCGGCGGGTACCGGCTGAAGGCCGAAGCCGCCGAGCTCGACGCCCTGCAGTTCACCACGCTGGTGGCGGCGGGGCGACGGGCCGCCGTCGAGGAGGGGCCGGCCGCGGCGGCGGGTCTGCTGCGCTCGGCGCTGGACCTGTGGCGAGGGCCGGTGCTCGAAGGGCTGACCACCGTGCCGGTGCTGGCGGAGTACGCCGAACAGCTGGATCGTCTGTTCCCGGCGGCCTTCGAGGACTGGGCCGACGCGGAGCTGGCGGACGGCAACGCCGCCAAGGTGGTCGACGAGATCTGCACGACCGCCGCACGCTATGCCTTCCGGGAGCGACTGCGGGGCCTGCAGATGAGGGCTCTGGGGCATTGCGAGCGGCAGGGCGAGGCGCTGGCGGTGTTCGACGAGCTGCGCCAGAGCCTGGCCCGCGAACTGGGCCTCCAGCCCGGGGCCGCCCTCCAGCAGCTCTACCGCCGGGTGCTCGACGGTGATCCGGTGGACGATGCCGCCGCGTGGAGCGTGCGGACCCCCCGACGCGTGCCGCCTCCGCTGGCGCTGCCACCGGATCTTCCTGATTTTGTCGGCCGGGACGCCGAGACCGATGATCTGACCGGGGTTCTGACCGGGGGTGGCGATCCGATCGCGCTGGTGCGGGGGCCGGTCGGGGCGGGAAAGACCGCGGTGGCGGTCCATGTCGCGCATCGGCTGGCCGATCGCTTTCCGCACGGGCGGATCATGGTCCGGCTGCGGTTCGACGACGGTTCGCCCCGGCCGCCGGTGAGCGTGCTGAGCGAGGTGCTGCGGCGGGTGGGGGCCGAGCTCCCGCCGCGCGCGGCCGGCCCGCTGGACACCATCGAGGCGCTGGGGCAGGCCTGGCAGGACTGGGCGCGCAAGCGGAGGGTACTGCTGGTGGTCGACGGCGCGGGCCTGCTCGCGCCGCCCCCGCCCGGCCTCCTGCCGGTCTCGGGTCCGGGGGCGGCCCTGGTCACCGGGCGTCCCTGGGGAGGTCAGGCGGCGTCCGCCGTCCCGATCGAGTTGGCGCCCCTGACCGTGGCAGAGGCGGTCGAGCTGATCACTGCCCTGATCGGTGCCTCCCGGGTCGCCGCCGATCGTCCTGCCGCGCAGCGGCTCGTGATCGCCGCCGGGCTGTGGCCGGCCGCCGTCCGCGCGGCGGGCCTCAAACTGCGCCGCCTGCGGCACCTGCCCTTGGCCGAGTTCGCCGACCGGCTGGGCGAAACCGGCCGATTGCTGCCCGAGCTGAGCGGGAGCGAGGCCGACCTGGGCCGTCTGGTCGAGGCCGACCTGACCGATCTGGGTGCCCCCGAGCGCGCGGCTCTGCACCAGCTGGGGCACCTGCCCGCCGGATCGTTCTCGCTCACCGAGGCGGCCGGGCTCCTGGACACCGACCCGGCCACGGCCCTGCACCTGCTCGAGGCGCTCATCGAGCACGACCTGATCACGCCACCGACGGCCGAGGTGAGCGCCCACGCGGTCCGCTACGAAATCCCATTCCTGATAGCCTCTTTCGTTCGTTCGAGGACCGACCCCGGCCTCCTCTCGTCATCAACCAGCCAGCAGTAG
- a CDS encoding GAF domain-containing protein, which yields MTTATPPASGAEAPDHDALEFLQSVVEVARAIFGAQASSVFLLDEAAGELVFQAVSGQGEQFLIGRRFPADRGIAGWVAMSAEPMVMNDLDSGGGPFDRELAESTEYVPKALMAAPLVHHGRVLGVLEVLDPATDNRSALGELDLLMLFANQAAGALRMVVAERTSSPPEMRSLVQSVQAMPSHTRLAGVQLLDTLRNLLLAG from the coding sequence ATGACCACCGCGACCCCGCCCGCTTCCGGTGCCGAAGCGCCCGATCACGATGCCCTCGAGTTCCTCCAGTCCGTGGTCGAGGTCGCCCGGGCCATCTTCGGGGCCCAGGCGAGCTCGGTGTTCCTGCTCGACGAGGCCGCCGGGGAACTGGTGTTCCAGGCCGTCTCCGGCCAGGGCGAGCAGTTCCTGATCGGCCGCCGCTTTCCCGCCGACCGGGGCATCGCGGGCTGGGTGGCGATGTCCGCCGAGCCCATGGTGATGAACGACCTGGACTCCGGCGGCGGGCCTTTCGATCGTGAGCTGGCCGAGTCCACCGAGTACGTGCCGAAGGCCCTGATGGCGGCCCCGCTGGTGCACCACGGCCGGGTGCTCGGGGTGCTGGAGGTGCTCGACCCGGCAACCGACAACCGTTCCGCCCTGGGCGAACTCGATCTGCTCATGCTGTTCGCCAACCAGGCGGCCGGGGCGCTGCGCATGGTCGTGGCCGAGCGCACGAGCTCACCGCCCGAGATGCGCTCGCTGGTGCAGTCGGTACAGGCGATGCCGAGTCACACCCGGCTGGCCGGGGTCCAGCTGCTCGACACCCTACGTAACCTACTGCTGGCTGGTTGA